One part of the Cyprinus carpio isolate SPL01 chromosome B12, ASM1834038v1, whole genome shotgun sequence genome encodes these proteins:
- the LOC109104477 gene encoding FERM domain-containing protein 1-like — protein MKNQSRVLSVILPNNKELSMTVGVKDRGQDVFKQLFKLLGTSDLTLFGLSVEKDSQPLFLDLEQKLSLYLPKSWRKNTSKEKVILSLKVQYFVENVQLILNSDTRQLYYAGLKGRVLRSKCFEQEGLYFQLAAYALQADLGDCEEHNFAYFSPQGFFPFWIVQKHGNDYILKHTPALHRELKGMSSSEAALLFIQEAFILSDVPLTIYRLSKVIIKASQVQIQSYV, from the exons ATGAAGAACCAAAGCAGAGTTCTGAGTGTTATtctgcccaataacaaagaactGAGCATGACTGTTGGG GTTAAAGACAGAGGTCAAGACGTGTTCAAACAGCTGTTCAAGCTACTCGGCACCTCAGATCTTACCCTCTTTGGTCTGAGTGTGGAAAAGG ACAGTCAACCCCTGTTTTTGGATCTGGAGCAAAAATTGTCCTTGTACCTCCCAAAGTCCTGGAGAAAGAATACATCAAAG GAGAAAGTGATTCTCTCCCTCAAAGTGCAGTACTTTGTAGAAAATGTTCAACTAATTTT AAACAGTGATACCCGTCAGCTGTACTATGCTGGGCTGAAAGGGAGAGTTTTGAGATCAAAGTGCTTTGAGCAAGAAGGACTGTATTTCCAGCTTGCTGCATATGCCCTTCAAGCGGATCTTGGTGACTGTGAAGAGCACAACTTTGCATACTTCAGCCCACAGGGATTTTTCCCTTTTTGG ATTGTACAGAAGCATGGGAATGATTATATCCTGAAGCACACCCCCGCCCTGCACAGAGAGCTTAAAGGAATGTCATCCAGCGAGGCTGCCTTGCTTTTCATACAGGAAGCGTTTATCTTGAGTGATGTGCCTCTCACCATCTATAGATTGTCCaaagtta taatcaAGGCCAGTCAAGTCCAGATTCAGAGTTATGTCTGA